A portion of the Tenacibaculum todarodis genome contains these proteins:
- a CDS encoding DUF4293 domain-containing protein, translating to MIQRIQTIYLILAAIVAGGLIFVFNIWTVSNNTLFAQDFMQVVDVKQKAIPVLFILSSLISLITVFQFKKRKLQFVLGRVVILINLLLLGLLIYLMLTLSGEASVSEKGIGMFLPIIVILLTVFANKAIKKDEDLVKSVDRLR from the coding sequence ATGATTCAGAGAATACAAACTATATACTTAATACTTGCAGCAATAGTAGCTGGAGGATTAATTTTTGTTTTTAATATTTGGACTGTTTCTAATAATACACTTTTTGCTCAAGATTTTATGCAAGTAGTTGATGTAAAGCAAAAAGCAATACCAGTATTATTTATTTTATCATCTTTAATATCCTTAATAACTGTATTTCAATTTAAAAAAAGAAAGCTACAGTTTGTTTTAGGAAGAGTAGTAATTTTGATTAACCTTCTTTTATTAGGACTGTTGATATATCTAATGCTAACATTATCTGGAGAAGCTTCGGTTTCTGAGAAAGGTATTGGGATGTTCTTACCTATTATTGTTATTTTGCTTACTGTGTTTGCAAATAAAGCCATTAAAAAGGACGAAGATCTTGTGAAATCTGTAGATAGATTACGATAA
- the rho gene encoding transcription termination factor Rho, producing the protein MFEIEELKAKTLPELQGVAKTIGLKKTSQLKKLDLVYKILDAQAESNAAKKENTTSEKPKRKRVVRNTATNKAETKITPVTIEKKEPEVKKQVVPNKTREVKKATKVGKEYTKEKSATNDRVVKEDKKPENKQQKVQKPQQPKSQHPKQAQNNNANKNRNNNKKNQNLSHKSGNKYRDPDFEFDGIIESEGVLEMMQDGYGFLRSSDYNYLSSPDDIYVSQSQIKLFGLKTGDTVLGIVRPPKEGEKYFPLIRVSKINGLNPNIVRDRVSFEHLTPLFPQEKFNLAEKGSSLSTRIIDLFSPIGKGQRGMIVAQPKTGKTMLLKDVANAIAANHPEVYQIVLLIDERPEEVTDMKRNVRGEVVASTFDEPADKHVKVANIVLEKAKRLVECGHDVVILLDSITRLARAYNTVAPASGKILSGGIDANALHKPKRFFGAARKIENGGSLTIIATALTDTGSKMDEVIFEEFKGTGNMELQLDRNISNRRIYPAIDLIKSSTRRDDLLLDPKNVQRMWVLRKYLADMNPIEAMEFINDKVKYSKNNDEFLISMNG; encoded by the coding sequence ATGTTCGAAATTGAAGAACTAAAAGCAAAAACACTTCCCGAATTACAAGGAGTTGCTAAAACAATTGGTTTAAAAAAAACTAGTCAACTTAAAAAATTAGATTTAGTTTATAAAATACTAGATGCTCAAGCAGAATCTAATGCTGCGAAAAAAGAAAATACTACTTCAGAAAAACCAAAGAGAAAACGCGTAGTAAGAAATACGGCTACAAATAAAGCGGAAACTAAAATTACTCCTGTAACTATAGAAAAAAAGGAACCAGAAGTTAAAAAACAAGTAGTCCCTAATAAGACTAGAGAAGTTAAGAAGGCTACAAAAGTTGGAAAAGAATATACAAAAGAAAAATCCGCAACAAATGACAGGGTTGTAAAGGAAGACAAGAAACCTGAGAACAAGCAACAGAAAGTACAAAAACCTCAGCAACCTAAGTCTCAACATCCAAAACAAGCACAAAATAACAACGCAAATAAAAACCGAAATAACAATAAGAAAAATCAAAATTTAAGTCATAAAAGCGGAAATAAATATCGCGACCCTGATTTTGAATTTGATGGTATTATTGAAAGTGAGGGTGTGTTAGAAATGATGCAAGATGGCTACGGCTTCTTACGTTCTTCTGATTATAATTACTTATCGTCTCCAGATGATATTTATGTATCTCAATCTCAAATTAAATTATTTGGTCTTAAAACTGGAGATACAGTTTTAGGTATTGTTAGACCTCCAAAAGAAGGTGAAAAGTATTTTCCCCTTATTAGAGTATCAAAAATTAATGGATTAAATCCAAATATTGTAAGAGATAGAGTTTCATTTGAACACTTAACACCTCTTTTTCCTCAAGAAAAATTCAATTTAGCTGAAAAAGGAAGTTCGCTTTCTACTAGAATTATTGATTTATTTTCTCCAATTGGTAAAGGACAACGTGGTATGATTGTAGCACAACCTAAAACTGGTAAAACCATGTTATTAAAGGATGTTGCCAATGCAATTGCTGCAAATCATCCAGAAGTATATCAAATAGTTTTACTTATTGATGAACGACCTGAAGAAGTTACAGATATGAAACGTAATGTACGTGGAGAAGTTGTTGCTTCTACTTTTGATGAGCCAGCAGACAAGCATGTTAAAGTTGCTAATATTGTTTTAGAAAAAGCAAAGCGTTTGGTAGAATGTGGCCATGATGTTGTTATTCTTTTAGATTCTATTACTCGATTAGCAAGAGCTTATAATACTGTAGCGCCAGCTTCTGGTAAAATTTTATCTGGTGGTATTGATGCTAATGCTTTACACAAACCAAAACGTTTCTTTGGAGCGGCGAGAAAAATTGAAAATGGAGGTTCATTAACAATAATTGCAACTGCATTAACTGACACTGGTTCTAAAATGGACGAAGTTATATTTGAGGAATTTAAAGGAACCGGTAATATGGAGCTTCAATTAGATAGAAATATTTCTAACAGAAGAATTTATCCTGCTATCGACTTAATTAAATCATCTACAAGGAGAGATGATTTACTTTTAGATCCTAAAAACGTACAACGCATGTGGGTTTTACGAAAATATTTAGCAGATATGAACCCTATTGAAGCAATGGAGTTTATTAATGACAAGGTTAAGTATTCTAAAAACAACGATGAGTTCTTAATTTCTATGAATGGTTAA
- a CDS encoding peptidylprolyl isomerase, protein MAILSKIRERSMFLILVIGLALFAFVLDPSTLGDFFNSSKINEVGDINGETISRQEFAEALELYQTQNGNRVSEMQASKTVWDNLVRQKLYTTQLEEAGITLGEQDIMNILYQTPSVQNDPRFQTAGMFDKSKFLEYLATIKEDSSQKETWNSWQNYMSSIGDNLKRTTYDDLIGAGLGASLKEGEAQYFNENTKISGSFVYVPYATIVDSLIVLKKSDIQNYIDKNPADFKTEALRDLKYVKFDILPTAEDELAIKNEVGALLEDNEQFASKGLKNTTDYVAFLDENKSDEPLNNNYMFKNDLFAEVAEGIISKNEGEVFGPYKDRGFYKISKVREVAQMPDSVKASHILIPFLGSRSATAETTLVEDDARIQADSILSVLKRNRSKFTALAKQFSADQTNADKGGELDWFAYNRMVPEFRDYSFNNKKGDIGVVKSQFGFHIIKIDDQTKKQKVVKLATLSRRIVASEATENTIFQNAEIFALELSNGSSIDDAAKSKELQARASVGLKVLDENVAGIGNQRQIVSWAFGNDVEPGDFKRFDIDNGYVVATVTGKTKKGLLSVEKATARVRPLVLKEKKAELIKDKMNGATLADIASASGQSVKNISSVTLNSPTISGVGNEPSVVGAMINAKENELYNKVEGEKGVFAFSVSRKELPTALPNYDTYRKRIADQRKNQSFKMYEAIKKASNVEDNRASFYGIQ, encoded by the coding sequence ATGGCAATTTTATCGAAAATTAGAGAACGTTCAATGTTCTTAATTCTTGTAATAGGTTTAGCACTTTTTGCATTTGTGTTAGATCCATCAACTTTAGGAGATTTTTTTAATTCTTCTAAAATAAATGAAGTAGGAGACATCAATGGAGAAACTATTTCTAGACAAGAGTTTGCAGAAGCTTTAGAGTTATATCAAACACAAAATGGTAATAGAGTTTCAGAAATGCAAGCTTCTAAAACTGTTTGGGATAATTTAGTAAGACAAAAATTATACACAACTCAATTAGAAGAAGCAGGTATAACATTAGGAGAACAAGATATTATGAATATTTTGTATCAAACACCTTCTGTACAAAATGATCCAAGGTTTCAAACTGCTGGTATGTTTGATAAAAGCAAGTTTTTAGAATATTTAGCTACCATTAAAGAAGATTCAAGTCAAAAAGAAACTTGGAATTCTTGGCAAAATTATATGAGTTCTATTGGTGATAATTTAAAAAGAACTACTTATGACGATCTAATAGGAGCTGGATTAGGAGCTTCATTAAAAGAAGGAGAAGCTCAATACTTTAATGAAAATACTAAAATCTCGGGTAGTTTTGTATATGTACCTTACGCTACAATAGTAGATAGTTTAATTGTTTTGAAAAAGAGTGATATTCAAAACTATATAGATAAAAACCCAGCAGATTTTAAAACTGAAGCTTTAAGAGATCTTAAATATGTAAAGTTTGATATCTTGCCTACGGCGGAAGATGAATTAGCTATAAAAAATGAAGTTGGTGCTTTATTAGAAGATAATGAGCAATTTGCATCTAAAGGATTAAAAAATACAACAGATTATGTAGCTTTTTTAGATGAAAATAAATCAGACGAGCCTTTAAATAACAATTATATGTTTAAGAATGATCTTTTTGCAGAAGTAGCAGAAGGTATTATTTCTAAAAATGAAGGTGAAGTTTTTGGTCCTTATAAGGATAGAGGTTTTTATAAGATATCTAAAGTAAGAGAAGTTGCTCAAATGCCAGACTCTGTAAAAGCGAGTCATATATTAATTCCTTTTTTAGGGTCTAGATCAGCTACAGCAGAGACTACTTTAGTAGAAGATGATGCAAGAATACAAGCAGACAGTATTTTATCTGTATTAAAACGTAATAGAAGTAAATTTACAGCTTTAGCTAAACAATTTTCTGCAGACCAAACAAACGCAGATAAAGGTGGTGAGTTAGACTGGTTTGCTTACAATAGAATGGTTCCTGAGTTTAGAGATTATTCTTTTAATAATAAAAAAGGGGACATTGGTGTTGTAAAATCACAGTTTGGTTTTCACATTATTAAAATTGATGATCAGACTAAAAAGCAAAAAGTTGTAAAATTAGCAACATTATCACGTAGAATTGTGGCTTCAGAGGCAACAGAGAATACTATATTTCAAAATGCAGAAATATTTGCTTTAGAGTTGTCAAATGGTAGTTCAATTGATGATGCAGCTAAAAGTAAAGAATTGCAAGCAAGGGCATCAGTTGGTTTAAAAGTTTTAGATGAAAATGTTGCAGGTATAGGTAACCAAAGACAAATAGTTTCTTGGGCTTTTGGAAATGATGTTGAACCTGGAGATTTTAAAAGATTTGATATTGACAATGGTTATGTAGTTGCTACAGTTACGGGGAAAACTAAAAAGGGTTTATTATCTGTAGAAAAAGCAACAGCAAGAGTTCGTCCGTTAGTTTTAAAAGAAAAGAAAGCTGAATTAATTAAAGATAAAATGAACGGAGCTACTTTAGCAGATATAGCAAGTGCTAGTGGTCAATCTGTAAAAAATATTTCTTCAGTAACATTAAATTCTCCAACAATTTCAGGTGTAGGTAATGAACCAAGTGTAGTTGGAGCAATGATAAATGCTAAAGAAAATGAATTATACAATAAGGTAGAAGGAGAAAAAGGTGTATTTGCTTTTAGTGTTTCTAGAAAAGAGTTGCCAACTGCTTTACCAAATTACGATACTTACAGAAAACGTATTGCAGATCAGAGAAAAAATCAATCTTTTAAAATGTATGAAGCAATTAAAAAAGCTTCTAATGTTGAAGATAATCGTGCTTCTTTTTACGGAATTCAGTAA
- a CDS encoding hemolysin family protein — MQVEIIIAIASILFSAFFSGMEIAFVSANKLHIELEKKREGFLPKILTRLTHKSSKFITTMLVGNNIALVIYSYFMGRILLRFLPVAMFSNFIILVIQTLISTLIILVTAEFLPKAIFRIYANEALKIFAIPAYIFYVVFHFISEFITAISDFCLRVIFKTNSKEEQTEFSKEELGNYITEQLETTNSDDEELDSEIQIFQNALEFHNVKAREIMVPRTEIMAVELRQTVTNLKKEFIETGYSKILVYKTSLDDIIGYVNAFELFKSPKTIKSILLPVEIVPESMMINDVLNVLMKKRKSIAVVVDEYGGTSGMITVEDVVEELFGEIEDEHDSQDFLEEKINDSEFNFSARLEVDYLNETYDLNIVKEEAYETLGGFIIHHTENIPEQDEVIIIDNLHIKILKVSTSKIDEVYVKLLDFEE, encoded by the coding sequence ATGCAAGTAGAAATCATAATTGCAATAGCTTCCATTTTATTCTCAGCTTTTTTTTCTGGGATGGAAATTGCTTTTGTTTCTGCAAATAAGCTTCACATAGAATTAGAGAAAAAACGAGAGGGGTTTTTACCTAAAATTCTAACAAGACTTACCCATAAATCTTCAAAATTTATTACCACAATGTTAGTTGGTAATAATATAGCCTTGGTAATTTATAGTTATTTTATGGGAAGAATCTTACTAAGGTTTCTTCCAGTAGCAATGTTTTCTAATTTTATTATTTTAGTAATACAAACACTTATTTCTACATTAATAATTTTGGTGACTGCTGAGTTTTTACCAAAAGCTATTTTTAGAATTTATGCAAATGAAGCTCTTAAGATATTCGCAATTCCTGCTTATATTTTTTATGTGGTTTTTCATTTTATTTCAGAATTTATAACAGCTATTTCAGATTTTTGTTTGCGTGTAATTTTTAAGACTAACTCTAAAGAAGAGCAAACAGAATTCAGTAAAGAAGAACTTGGGAATTACATTACAGAACAATTAGAAACTACAAATTCTGACGATGAAGAATTAGATTCAGAAATTCAAATTTTTCAAAATGCATTAGAATTTCATAATGTAAAAGCAAGAGAAATTATGGTTCCTAGAACCGAGATAATGGCTGTAGAACTACGCCAAACGGTTACTAATTTAAAAAAAGAATTTATAGAAACCGGTTATTCTAAAATATTAGTTTACAAAACTTCTTTAGATGATATTATTGGATACGTAAACGCATTTGAGCTGTTTAAAAGTCCAAAAACAATTAAATCTATTTTGCTTCCTGTAGAAATAGTACCAGAATCTATGATGATTAATGATGTGCTTAATGTTTTAATGAAAAAACGTAAAAGTATAGCTGTAGTTGTAGATGAATATGGTGGAACTTCCGGAATGATAACTGTTGAAGACGTTGTTGAAGAGTTATTTGGAGAAATTGAAGACGAACACGATAGTCAAGATTTTTTAGAAGAGAAAATTAATGATAGCGAGTTTAACTTTTCTGCACGTTTAGAAGTAGATTACTTAAATGAAACCTATGATTTAAATATAGTGAAAGAAGAAGCTTATGAAACTCTTGGAGGTTTTATTATACATCATACAGAAAACATTCCTGAACAAGATGAAGTAATTATTATAGACAATCTTCACATTAAAATCTTAAAAGTTAGTACCTCAAAAATTGATGAAGTTTATGTAAAACTTCTAGATTTTGAAGAGTAA